The Primulina huaijiensis isolate GDHJ02 chromosome 12, ASM1229523v2, whole genome shotgun sequence genome has a window encoding:
- the LOC140990692 gene encoding secretory carrier-associated membrane protein 4-like, translated as MNRRNDPNPFDEEEPEVNPFSNGGAAAASKSRIPKAVASTLGFGQKHDATVDIPLDTMNNSKSKEKELASWEADLNRRERDIKRREDAVSSAGVTVDDKNWPPFFPIIHHDIAKEIPVHAQRLQYLAFASWLGIVLCLSFNVIAVIVCWVQGGGVKIFFLAMIYALMGCPLSYVLWYRPLYRAMRTDSALKFGWFFLFYLLHIAFCIFAAIAPPVVFRGKSLTGILAAIDVFSDHVLAGVSLCVCSCMCCAHPWLSVASHPFLTIQCIVLKIFVVLVSLWMTMKTSIEFESTF; from the exons ATGAATCGTAGAAACGATCCGAATCCGTTTGATGAGGAAGAACCTGAAGTCAACCCATTCTCG AATGGCGGCGCAGCTGCAGCGTCAAAGTCACGCATCCCTAAGGCGGTTGCCAGTACCCTGGGTTTCGGCCAGAAACACGATGCCACTGTGGACATACCATTGGATACCATGAAT AACTCGAAGAGCAAGGAGAAAGAACTCGCCTCTTGGGAAGCAGATTTGAACAGGAGAGAAAGG GATATTAAACGCAGGGAAGATGCTGTTTCCAGTG CTGGTGTCACAGTGGATGATAAAAATTGGCCTCCATTTTTTCCCATCATACACCATGATATAGCCAAGGAAATACCGGTTCATGCTCAGAGGTTGCAGTATCTGGCTTTTGCAAGTTGGTTAG GTATCGTCCTTTGCCTTTCGTTCAATGTCATTGCTGTCATTGTTTGTTGGGTACAGGGTGGTG GTGTCAAGATATTTTTCCTTGCAATGATATATGCCTTGATGGGATGCCCACTTTCATACGTCTTATGGTACAGGCCACTGTATCGGGCAATGAG GACTGATAGTGCTCTAAAATTTGGCTGGTTTTTCTTGTTCTATCTG CTTCACATTGCTTTCTGCATCTTTGCGGCAATTGCACCTCCTGTTGTCTTTCGTGGGAAATCACTGAC GGGCATCCTTGCTGCAATTGATGTTTTCTCTGACCATGTGTTGGCTGGGGTAAGTCTTTGTGTTTGTTCTTGCATGTGCTGCGCACATCCCTGGCTCTCTGTAGCCTCACACCCATTTTTAACTATCCAATGCATTGTCCTCaaaatttttgttgttttagtcTCTTTGTGGATGACTATGAAGACTTCCATTGAGTTTGAATCTACTTTCTAA
- the LOC140989306 gene encoding uncharacterized protein, translating to MQRWSSGLRSLTALLSNPEFYSRRCLLRHCHPFDSDRLLHTSPRKLLHISQMIGHSLICPNFKPLLNSPPSPHLSHSTPFPPAVCLIQMRHITAVKQRERKLKSRKPRTPVVSKVKKIKMKFYSSFKSRFRVMNDGRIRRWKEGKRHNAHSKSKKSKRRLRQPGIVPAAYAKVMKKLSFCN from the exons ATGCAGAGATGGAGCTCTGGTCTCCGTTCATTGACAGCTCTACTCTCCAATCCCGAATTCTACAGCCGCCGCTGCCTCCTCCGCCACTGTCATCCTTTCGATTCCGATCGTCTTCTGCACACCTCTCCTAGAAAGTTACTCCACATTTCCCAAATGATTGGCCATTCCCTCATTTGCCCCAATTTTAAACCCTTACTTAATTCCCCTCCCTCTCCTCACCTTTCTCACTCGACTCCTTTTCCTCCTGCTGTCTGT TTGATACAAATGCGGCATATCACTGCCGTTAAGCAGAGGGAAAGGAAGTTGAAGAGCAGGAAGCCAAGGACCCCTGTCGTTTCCAAAGTCAAGAAaatcaaaatgaaattttactc ATCCTTTAAAAGTAGATTTAGAGTGATGAATGATGGGCGAATCAGGCGATGGAAGGAGGGGAAGAGACACAATGCACATTCCaag TCCAAGAAGTCAAAACGTCGACTCAGACAACCAGGTATAGTCCCAGCGGCTTATGCAAAAGTGATGAAGAAGCTTAGCTTTTGCAATTGA
- the LOC140990128 gene encoding uncharacterized protein, which produces MKVFEGEEPGNELKYAVSTGEVWGETTVGKKRSRCPYLPDDKSNLERLDLPPELLDVLPTFKMDNNPSIADEKASSISAKYDSFAADFEDPWIIETTQDSGVLKEKKTKLKALDLNRRPFVLPCGKTNIVLKNRELDINGALNLIADPEDQNKDQFDTQTAEKLVFGVGKLAESSFVAFMEDASRHMTDIMETVLFDVHLTVQASFREEHVTEQ; this is translated from the exons ATGAAAGTGTTTGAGGGGGAAGAACCAGGAAATGAACTCAAATATGCAG TTTCAACAGGTGAAGTGTGGGGTGAAACAACTGTTGGAAAAAAGAGAAGCAGATGTCCATACTTGCCTGATGATAAAAGTAACTTGGAGAGATTGGATCTTCCTCCTGAATTACTTGATGTTCTACCCACGTTCAAGATGGATAACAATCCCAGTATAGCTGATGAAAAAGCTTCTTCAATTTCAGCAAAATATGATTCTTTTGCTGCTGATTTTGAAGATCCTTGGATCATTGAAACAACCCAAGATTCAG GTGTTCTGAAGGAAAAGAAGACAAAGTTGAAAGCTCTTGATTTAAACAGAAGACCATTTGTTTTACCCTGTGGAAAGACGAATATTGTTTTGAAAAATAGAGAGCTTGATATCAATGGTGCACTAAATTTAATCGCAGATCCGGAAGATCAAAATAAAGATCAATTTGACACACAAACTGCAGAAAAGTTGGTGTTTGGGGTTGGAAAACTCGCTGAATCTTCTTTTGTTGCTTTTATGGAAGACGCCAGCAGGCACATGACTGATATTATGGAGACAGTGTTATTTGACGTGCATTTGACTGTTCAAGCTAGCTTTCGAGAAGAACATGTCAC GGAGCAGTAG